Proteins from a single region of Dehalococcoidia bacterium:
- a CDS encoding transglutaminase domain-containing protein, with the protein MSTPSIGALLGRRGVPEEQRGHPALVWLSRYSPSQGWATLAILILALLIVADSINSAGWVESAGLTAVLLWSAIVGLALSKVRLPWFILIPAGLLIGVLAILWQASRTVEGDSTFGRFVETFQRLDVWWEAATSDGISTDLLPFLIMLLALAWIAGFLSSWFIFRWSNVWIAVVLLGIAILTNLSFLPDTFASRFFIFAFIAMVLVVRMSIIQRHEVWRRLNVQFTPSAGWLTLHATVWFSIAVLILAVILPMNAYTNSTAAQVWNVGRTPIATAEDFFARLFAALPSRKDQPGRLFGRWLPFIGKISFGGEAVGWATTDYPSYWLSQTYNQYTSKGWVATASEPLEIGPDTLPPPQSDTLKRVPRSQILQLGFSTDKFLTGGPYDWVSREGIADSLEPMKFYVHLEDTSLDETMPSDIRELAETMRLESVGMTPGGIHSLASQLVPDDLIFIEVLRDGAGDPEWVVFQRKAPTTPDLVAWHFKESTEENEAYRMTSLVSIASDDDLRGASTEYGNFLTDHYLQLPASLPDRVRDLAERLTSQADNPLDKSLAIQRYMRGPEFTYSLDIEPPPIGSDGVDWFLFESKVGYSDYFSSSMAVMLRSVGVPARIAAGYAPGELNEDSLRVIRDSDSHGWVQVYFPGYGWIDFEPTPNWPAHDRSLRAPRFATGSTDPIEDDPDSMFGDMESDPFVEGIFDDTDITVNPGSQMLQRYGEYGLWALIAIASVAAAWLLGHFAWNYGLGSLGPEARLYAKMTRLGWLGGIGRKADQTPLEYAAHMGRLVPSVSDGASLIAWAYAAVRYGSVDEDEERQEAAEEAWNSIKLGLFRRVFGQFGSSARAQPETE; encoded by the coding sequence TTGAGCACTCCCAGCATAGGTGCACTGCTGGGCAGAAGAGGCGTCCCAGAGGAACAGCGAGGACATCCTGCGCTGGTCTGGTTGTCTCGCTACTCGCCCAGCCAGGGATGGGCAACACTGGCCATCCTCATCCTCGCACTCCTCATTGTCGCCGATTCAATCAACTCGGCGGGATGGGTTGAGTCTGCGGGACTCACTGCGGTGTTGTTGTGGTCCGCTATCGTCGGTCTGGCACTGTCCAAGGTCAGACTTCCCTGGTTCATCCTCATTCCAGCGGGCCTGCTGATTGGCGTGCTGGCGATATTGTGGCAGGCTTCCCGCACGGTTGAGGGCGACTCTACTTTCGGCCGCTTCGTCGAGACCTTCCAGCGTCTGGACGTTTGGTGGGAAGCTGCGACGAGCGACGGAATTAGCACCGACCTGCTCCCATTCCTGATAATGCTCCTTGCTCTAGCCTGGATTGCTGGGTTCCTCAGCTCCTGGTTCATTTTCAGATGGAGCAACGTGTGGATAGCAGTAGTCCTCCTGGGAATAGCGATTCTCACCAACCTGAGCTTTCTCCCGGACACGTTCGCATCCCGTTTCTTTATATTTGCGTTCATCGCCATGGTGCTGGTCGTCAGGATGAGCATAATTCAGCGTCACGAGGTGTGGCGGAGACTGAATGTGCAGTTCACGCCAAGCGCCGGATGGCTGACTCTTCACGCAACGGTGTGGTTCAGCATCGCGGTCCTGATTCTGGCTGTCATCCTTCCCATGAACGCGTACACGAACAGTACGGCCGCACAGGTCTGGAACGTCGGACGTACTCCTATCGCGACCGCTGAGGACTTCTTCGCCAGGCTCTTCGCCGCGCTTCCCTCCAGGAAAGATCAGCCCGGCCGTCTGTTCGGCAGGTGGCTTCCCTTCATAGGAAAGATCTCGTTCGGTGGTGAAGCAGTCGGTTGGGCGACGACCGATTACCCCTCCTACTGGCTCTCACAGACGTACAACCAGTACACGTCGAAGGGGTGGGTGGCAACTGCCTCAGAACCACTCGAGATTGGGCCCGACACGCTGCCCCCGCCGCAAAGCGATACTCTGAAGCGGGTTCCAAGGTCACAAATCCTCCAACTCGGATTCTCAACAGACAAATTCCTGACGGGTGGGCCATACGACTGGGTAAGCCGGGAAGGAATTGCCGACTCTCTGGAGCCGATGAAGTTCTACGTCCACCTTGAGGACACCTCGCTGGATGAGACTATGCCATCTGACATCAGGGAACTGGCGGAGACGATGAGGCTCGAGTCGGTTGGCATGACGCCCGGAGGCATCCATAGTTTGGCCTCTCAGTTAGTCCCGGACGACCTTATATTCATCGAGGTACTCAGAGACGGCGCCGGAGACCCGGAGTGGGTTGTCTTCCAGCGAAAGGCGCCTACGACTCCTGACCTGGTTGCGTGGCACTTCAAGGAGAGTACTGAGGAGAACGAAGCGTACCGCATGACATCGCTTGTCTCGATAGCAAGCGATGACGATCTTCGAGGTGCAAGTACCGAGTACGGTAACTTCCTTACCGACCACTACCTGCAGCTTCCGGCATCGCTGCCAGACAGGGTAAGGGACCTCGCTGAACGCCTTACCTCCCAAGCCGACAATCCGCTGGACAAGTCACTAGCCATTCAGAGGTACATGCGTGGGCCTGAGTTCACCTACTCCCTGGACATCGAACCGCCGCCTATTGGCTCCGACGGCGTAGACTGGTTCCTGTTCGAGTCGAAGGTCGGATACTCAGACTACTTCAGTTCCTCAATGGCTGTGATGCTCCGATCGGTTGGGGTCCCAGCAAGAATTGCTGCAGGATACGCTCCAGGCGAGCTGAACGAAGACAGTCTGAGAGTAATCAGGGACTCCGACAGCCATGGCTGGGTCCAAGTGTACTTCCCAGGATACGGCTGGATCGATTTCGAGCCGACGCCGAACTGGCCAGCTCACGACAGGAGTCTCCGAGCGCCTCGATTCGCTACCGGATCGACGGACCCGATCGAGGATGATCCTGACTCGATGTTCGGTGATATGGAATCGGACCCGTTCGTAGAGGGGATATTTGACGACACCGACATTACTGTCAATCCAGGCAGCCAGATGTTGCAGCGTTACGGCGAATATGGTTTGTGGGCGCTGATCGCGATCGCGTCTGTGGCCGCCGCCTGGCTCCTTGGACACTTCGCGTGGAACTACGGGCTGGGATCGCTGGGACCTGAGGCCAGGCTGTACGCGAAGATGACCAGGCTCGGATGGCTTGGCGGAATCGGCAGGAAGGCGGACCAGACCCCCCTGGAGTATGCCGCCCACATGGGCAGGCTAGTCCCGAGCGTAAGTGACGGAGCGTCACTAATCGCATGGGCCTATGCGGCTGTTCGTTACGGCTCTGTCGACGAAGATGAGGAGAGGCAGGAAGCCGCAGAAGAGGCATGGAACTCGATAAAGTTAGGCCTGTTCCGTCGAGTCTTCGGACAGTTCGGCAGCAGTGCCCGCGCGCAACCGGAGACGGAATGA
- a CDS encoding DUF58 domain-containing protein codes for MKFSLQTRLFLVLGLIVVTLFTGLATGFGLFYRLVYILGLTAVLAFIWNWLSVVGLEVSVDRRTRRARVGDDIEERITVRNRSSWPKSTLEVEDVTDMPGYSNGRVLSLPTKGFRSWRTLAPARKRGVYKLGPVRVSNSDPFGLFRRARDFGGQDDLVVYPRVYDLADFEMPPGYLTGESSARRRSHDLTPHAATVREYSFGDSLSRIHWQTTARTGRLMSKEFELGMASDVWILVDLHREVQAGDLDESTDEYAVSIAASMAQKYIQSQLPVGLLAYGDERYLIPADTGSAQFERIMEHLAMTKAEGNVSLAEVLSIEEQLWGTHSQVIILTSSHREDWTIALRELVRRRLRIAVVLIDGQSFGGLFQTREAIPALYDSGIAPFLVKMGDNIPVALSHAYTADRMEELTEAAD; via the coding sequence GTGAAGTTCTCCCTTCAGACACGACTGTTCCTCGTTCTTGGGTTGATAGTAGTCACCCTGTTTACCGGCCTGGCAACCGGATTCGGACTCTTCTACAGGCTGGTATACATTCTTGGCCTTACCGCGGTCCTGGCGTTTATATGGAACTGGTTGAGCGTGGTGGGACTGGAGGTCAGCGTCGACAGACGTACAAGGCGCGCCAGAGTAGGCGACGACATAGAGGAGCGGATTACCGTCCGCAACAGGAGCTCGTGGCCAAAGTCAACTCTCGAAGTCGAAGACGTAACCGACATGCCGGGCTATTCGAATGGACGAGTGCTGAGTCTTCCCACAAAGGGGTTCAGATCCTGGCGAACACTCGCCCCTGCCCGCAAGCGAGGGGTTTATAAGCTGGGCCCAGTCCGAGTTTCTAACAGCGATCCGTTTGGACTCTTCAGGCGTGCCAGGGACTTCGGCGGGCAGGACGATCTGGTTGTCTATCCCAGGGTCTACGATCTCGCGGACTTCGAAATGCCTCCAGGCTATCTGACAGGCGAGAGTTCGGCACGGCGCAGGTCTCACGATCTTACCCCTCATGCCGCCACCGTAAGGGAGTACTCGTTCGGTGACAGCCTCAGCAGAATCCACTGGCAGACCACCGCGCGAACTGGCCGGCTCATGTCCAAGGAGTTTGAACTCGGAATGGCCAGCGACGTGTGGATTCTCGTAGACCTGCATCGCGAAGTGCAGGCTGGCGACCTTGATGAGAGCACCGACGAATATGCAGTCTCAATCGCAGCCTCGATGGCGCAAAAGTATATTCAGTCGCAGCTTCCGGTAGGCCTGCTCGCTTATGGCGACGAACGTTATCTCATCCCGGCGGACACCGGGTCGGCGCAGTTCGAGCGGATCATGGAACACCTTGCCATGACCAAGGCTGAAGGCAATGTTTCTCTCGCGGAAGTGCTGTCCATTGAGGAGCAGCTCTGGGGAACTCACAGCCAGGTCATCATCTTGACGTCATCACATCGCGAAGACTGGACGATTGCCCTGAGGGAACTTGTCCGGCGACGTCTGAGAATAGCTGTCGTACTCATCGACGGGCAGTCATTTGGTGGGCTGTTCCAGACCAGGGAGGCAATCCCGGCGCTCTACGACTCTGGAATTGCGCCATTCCTGGTCAAGATGGGTGACAACATCCCCGTCGCCCTGTCTCACGCCTACACTGCAGACCGCATGGAAGAACTCACAGAGGCCGCAGATTGA
- a CDS encoding STAS domain-containing protein, whose translation MALSIERNDGIMVAVAEGRVDGANAQEFQGELTEAIDPSDRAVILDLEEITYISSAGLRVILLTARALKRQNAELAVCSLSDAIREVFEISGFDKIIPVRESRPDAIASFQA comes from the coding sequence ATGGCGCTCAGCATTGAACGCAATGACGGAATAATGGTCGCTGTGGCAGAAGGCCGTGTGGACGGTGCAAATGCCCAGGAGTTCCAGGGGGAACTCACTGAGGCGATTGACCCTTCAGATCGCGCAGTCATCCTGGATCTGGAGGAAATCACATACATCTCCAGTGCCGGTCTGCGCGTTATCCTGCTTACCGCCAGAGCCCTCAAGAGACAGAACGCCGAACTGGCTGTGTGCTCTCTCTCAGACGCAATTCGCGAAGTGTTTGAAATCAGCGGATTTGACAAGATCATACCCGTCCGGGAATCACGCCCGGATGCAATCGCCAGTTTCCAGGCCTAA